The following coding sequences lie in one Zingiber officinale cultivar Zhangliang chromosome 2B, Zo_v1.1, whole genome shotgun sequence genomic window:
- the LOC122046670 gene encoding uncharacterized protein LOC122046670, which produces MLRQFTRQKELCRAGVTRFATAFLTLERMHLQKQNLRKMFISKDWIESKWAKEAAGKKVAKIIMTLRFWSNIVHILKIYGPLVRVLRLVDGERKPAMGYIYEAMDRAKETIMKAFKEKEEKYKEVFEIIDARWECQLHRPLHAAGHYLNPEYFYSYTDSNICGEVVNGLFEIMERLVSNAAEQDKITAQLSIYRKAEGLFGRNVTIRHRRTLSPAEWWECYRANTPELQKFAIKVLSLTCSASGCERNWSVFEQVCNKYKCLILLVCYFYK; this is translated from the coding sequence atgttgaggcaattcacaagacaaaaagagctttgtcgggcaggtgtcacaagatttgctactgcttttcttactcttgaaaggatgcacctacagaagcaaaatttaagaaaaatgttcatttcAAAGGATTGGATAGAGAGTAAATGGGCAAAAGAAGCGGCGGGGAAAAAGGTAGCTAAAATCATCATGACACTTAGATTTTGGAGCAATATTGtgcatattttaaagatatatgGCCCTTTAGTCCGTGTTCTGAGACTGGTTGATGGCGAAAGAAAACCTGCAATGGGTTATATTTATGAGGCTatggatagggcaaaagaaacaattatgaaggccttcaaggagaaagaagaaaaatacaaagaagtGTTTGAGATCATTGATGCGAGATGGGAATGTCAACTTCATCGGCCTCTGCATGCTGCAGGACATTATTTGAATCcagaatatttttattcatacacaGATTCAAATATCTGTGGAGAAGTGGTGAATGGTTTGTTTGAAATTATGGAGAGATTGGTTTCAAACGCTGCCGAGCAAGATAAAATCACTGCCCAGCTCTCTATATATCGAaaggcagaagggctatttgggAGGAATGTGACAATTAGACATAGAAGAACATTATCTCCAGCAGAATGGTGGGAATGCTACAGAGCAAATACCCCAGAATTGCAAAAGTTTGCTATTAAAGTGCTTAGCCTCACTTGTAGTGCTTCTGGTTGTGAGCGCAATTGGAGTGTATTTGAGCaggtatgtaataaatataaatgtttgatACTATTAGTATGCTACTTTTATAAGTAG